Below is a window of Arabidopsis thaliana chromosome 2, partial sequence DNA.
AGAAAATTTCATGACTGCTGAtcttatattagaaaaaacgTACATATCATATTGTTAAACAAGGCGGCTAATCTTAATATAGCTATAGAGCTAGTTTTAGATCTGTCCCGGCGGGTAATTAGCTCCGGTGGCTCGGGTAGGGTAGGTGGAGTGACCGGGAAGATGGTGGCCGTGAACCTGAGCGTCCGCAGCATGCTCAGCCTTGGATTGATGGAGGTCAGCTTTGGCCTGCGCCTCCTTAGACTTCTCTCGCTCTTGGGccaacttcttctcttttttggtCCTTGCCATCGTCTTCTCCGCATGACCTTGTGCCTTTGCGCCACCGATGTTGAGTTTCTCCTTGGCCGTACTGGCCATGTCACTGATCTTTTCCTTCGCCGACtgcatcttctttcttcttcttcttacttttcttatcaaaCTATAAACTTATTTGGCTTAATGGTTTATATGCTCTCCGATCTAATTTAACGACTACTGGGTTATCACCACGTGTAATACGTAGATACGTGTCACAAGCTACGAATATCTACGTGGGTTGCGCTCATGCAAAAGCAAATCTACACGAACACGACaatagtttcttgattttgcattatcttttctttctttatcttgtcAGATTCTCAAGTattacataatatttttttttgtcggtaGTGTTACATAATATTTAAGGTAgctgttttaacaaaaaaaaaagctgaaaTATTATacgtttgaaaaaaaaatgttgatgtTATTTGGCTAAACACATTTTTGGATTTGCGGTGTACGTAGTTCCATAACTCGTTactttttaaccaaaacaacTGGTCACATAAAAAGATGCATGGAACGTGAGAGAGATTCCTTCGACCCTCCTTCGCTAAATTGCCCAAAAATCTACAATTAGGGATTGTTTCATAGATTGCCTAAGTTGGTGTCAATAATTAGCTAGTATAATGAAGCAAATGACTTGCCGAGTTAtgaatataaatgtatattatatgCATGGGTTATATTCTGCATCTGCGATTCTGAGTGAGGCTATGTTTTAATTAGTCGCGTCTTTATCGATGGAGCTAGTTGGGTGTGGCTATTCTACAATTCTCGTTGTGAATTATACATATGCGAATGGTGTATAcgggttttttttctttcaaaaaagttGGTGTGAacttacaaataaaaaataaatatttcaagaTACTACAGTCACTACTACATATGatgtaaattataaaacttaGAACGaataaaatattccaaaatgaGATTATAAAGAAATATCGAGAAAAACGATTTATACCATTTATTAGATACgaataataaagaaacattATGTTCAAACATTGTGTGTGaaagataataatttattcgacagaaaacaaaaacaaaaagatagattagtatttaagttaattaaagtcgaatttcattttgttaatcaTATTTGAATTCACAATTTTATGTACATACATACAAACATATGATTTAATTAAACCTTTAtagaaaaaagattgaatcgttggaaacaaaaacaaaataagattcAGCTTTATACTAGTGATTTTGGATTGATAGAGATCCTAACTAAAATTATGTGTCCATCAAATTTATATAGGAAGGATATATTAGTAGACAAAAGATTTGATCTAAAAGAAAgtatataaattacaaaaatcaaaacagagcgAGAAGAGCCagacacaagaaaaacaaatttgaaggtCTAAACCTTTTTGGTGAAATAGATGATGTAAGCAGACGACTCTCTCTGCTTTTGCTGACACTACACTTAAATAcacatctttttttgtaaatattatcaggaaaacaaaacaacaaaaattagtaCTTTCTTTTGCAATTAAaccccaaattttgaaatttcagtATCTCTCAAACTCTCATAACCAGCGAGAGTGAGTGAGAGAGTAGAGAGTGTGTGGAGAGATACTAGGAAGTTGAAGGAAAAAGCGAGAAAGATGGCTAGAAACAGTGACAATGATATGTGCAAAGAAGAAcggaagagagagagcttctTCAAGGTTCTACAGAGAGTTGATATTTCTTCTGAGAACATGGTAAAAATCTGTTCTTTAACTCTTCATGTTCttaaattatgtaatttcttgttagttttagttttgaaatgtTGAAACTTTGGTTCCCTGTAACCATGTGTCTTGGTCTTAAAGGTTAAATCTTGTTAGCTGTCTTTCAAAGGTGAAATTTTTCGTGACTAGTCTATATGGGTCTTCaataaattttcttgaatatGCTTTTGTTGCTTGTCTCAGTTCTCTGTCTGAATATGAGCATCTACGCTTTAATTTttcaactttgtttgtttttggatgaGATCTGTTGTTGCTGTGTTTGTCATTTGTGTGTAATGGGACTAGTTTCATTGTGACTTAATTACTTGATGAGATGTGTAAAAGGTTCACTGTTGggtatgttcttcttcttcttatgttttCTGTTCCTCTTATTTGCATATAACCAAAGAGAGCACTTCCTTACGACTTTGTGAGAAGCTTCTCCAACAATGAGCTCTCTCGTAAGATGAAGATAAAAGCTCGATGGGGAAGTTCTTGGGAAGTAGAAATCTGCAAAAATCCAAGATTCTATTTCATGGAGAAATCCGGATGGGAGAAGTTTGTGAGTGACAATGCCTTGGGAGCCAGTGAGTTTCTTACCTTCACTCACAAAGGGAATATGCGTTTTACAGTGAACATCTTCATGCAAGATGGCAAGGAGATGCTACAGCCTCCACAATCCATGTCCTTCATGGCTTCTTCTAGTAAGATTTGCTATTCTGATTACGAAGCAGTGAACTTGATAGATACATACGTTGATTctttacttttgaattttatatgattGAAACAGGGCCACCTAAAAGAGAACAAGGAATACCTTCTCTTGCCACGACAATAGCAGCTGAATCTAATGGAGGAGGGAACTACAAAAGGAAGCTCAactttgagaagaagaaagctgagGAATCTCACAATTCCAAGAGGACCGATAAAGTCTTTAGTGTCCAGAGAGAATCTGCAGGtgcctcttcatcttctgttgCAGAATTCTCcatgtttatcaaaaaatcaTACCTCATCTACATGGTAAGATAAGACAAACCAAGACACTAAACACTTAAATGGGCTTTGTTTTgtgaatcaaaacattattctGATATTGCAGTGGTTCCCGAAATCTGTTCAAAGTATTCATATGCCGAAGCAGAGAACGATTTTCAAGATACATCACCCAAATATGAAGAAGTCATGGAATGTGGTTTACGTGGTGTCAGGGACGAAATCAAGCTTCTCTGCTGGATGGAAAGGTTTGGCTCAAGAATATCCTCTAGCAGTTGGAGACACTTGCAAGTTTTCATTCATCAAACAACACGAGCTGATTCTCTTTGtctcaaaaccctaagaggAGACTCACTAGTGAATAGTGATGATGAATGTGAAGGTGTCTACTGAGTAAAAGACTGTTTATCAGTGTTGTcttaagttttagttttatgttaTGACTTAGTTCGGTTTTAAGTTCAGAATGTCTATCGGATGGATCTATGTAGCTTGATATGATTGGGACCAATTTTAATATgttgtgtgtttgttgtttCCGTTTGGCTTTACTTTGCTTTCTCTACTGAGGCAGATGTATTACAACTGTTCATCATCAAAAGATTCAGATCTGTATTATAGATTAAGTTCCTGAAAAACATGAACCAATCGAAACAATCAAGTTTCTCAGAAAAATTTGTGTCTCAAACAAGTTTACCTTGGTCCAAATTTCCGTTTTtggtctctcttcttctaaagCCAAAGACACCAACCAACAAACTATAAGGATTAATAGTGAAGactatttgaaattttaactCTTTCAGAGACCTAACATCAAAAGTCTGATATTGATGTTATGTTATAGGAAAGAGATGATTACACATTTGAACGAGCCAAGAGAACTGCTTAGTTATAAATACCAAATGCTGACTTAACTCAAGTCTATGAACAATGTTGGGTTTGAATATGAAAAGCCATGGCTTTTGTTGGGTTTACTTGCAtattttacaaagaaaaagcttttTGAGAGTTACTCTTTGCTGGAATCAGCATCAGAGTTCCCATATACAGCAGCAAAGTAGTAGCTTACAGTCTTAGGTGTTAAGCCAGGGAATCTGTGGGAGCTATCCGGTTGCAAATCGATCTTAACGAATGGCCATTGCAAGGCTTGTGCGGCTGCACACTCTTCCCATCCGTCCCCGATCGCACAGAATCTGAATTTTGGGTGGTTGAAACGCTCCTTGATCCATTTGAAACATTGGAGCTTCCCCACATCTATTGAACTGTACACTGAAGAAAGGCAAAAAGAGTTAAATGATGTAGTTAACATAGAAATGCAAATGCATGACGGAGCTCGCAGAGTAGCAACAACTATGTGAATCCGAAGCTAAGATATCCCATTGAAGGAGATGTCTCCGAGCTTACCATTTTCATGTCTTAGGAATGTATCTAGCCGGAAAAGCAGGCATTTCACGAGGCTCGGTATGAGGGCCCCGGAAGTCACTAGAATATGTATATCCTGAGAGCTTTGTTCGATTGCACTTGTTCCATCACTAGACTCTTCCACACATGAACACTGCTCCAAGAAAGCCCTTGCTGCAATTAATACAATGTCATACTAAGCAGTGGACGCGATAAAGAAAATAACCAGAAGAAGCAGACAATTCGACATTTACCCGAAGAAAGCCACCGGTCTGTGTATTCATCAGTCACATTATACAACTCATCCAACCCACTCATCGATTCGCTGTCAATGAATGGACACAAACCCTGCAATTATAAAGAGATGACATTTGTACTTGAGTCATATAACATCAGcaacaaaaaacatgtaaaaacaTATCAGTACCTTTTCGTATCTCTCCGCAACAGCTCGATGCCTGTACGCAAGTTTCCTCTTGTTCAAGTCATCAGTAGGAGTACTAAAGTCGTCTTGTTTGAACTCATACCGAGAAAGATCCTTTCCATCATCATACTGTCTCAATGAATCAAGAAATGGCTCATTGCATTCCTCAACCTGCAAAGAACACAAGACTAATGCTTTGTAGGTGACAGAGTTTACGAGGGCATCTCATCATTCCCGTTCTGAACTTATCGTTAAGAGAAGACTTACTTGCTCgtagaagaaaaaatcgtCACAGATCTTAAGTATGTGTTTCTCCCACATCCTCCCAATCTCTACACCTCTTTTAACATCTTTGGAGCCATTAAAAGACTCAGCATAAGTTCCATTTAACAGAGATCTAAGTAAGATAAGAGTCTCGTCCATGTCCCATACATATACATTCACTGGTCCATCATCAGAAACCAAAGTTCCCAGCTTTTTTGATGTATCATTATTCATAATCTGCCCTCTTCCCTGAATATAACAAGTTAAAACCAGAGATCACATCTTACATCAATCGACAAAAGGATTCAGTAGGAGCAACAAAATTGAGAATCGATGAGAACTCATTCACGGCATCTACATTGGCTACTAATTCAATGATGAAACAATCAGGAGCATGTGGATTGAATTGAGTTTCATGGCGGAAACAAAAGCGATAAAACTCCCAAAAAGAGCAAACTTTTCAGCAAACCCATGACTAATTTCACTAAACAAAACCTACGAAATTACGATTAACGATTCTAGgtgaatttaatttaacaaaaatgagaactttCAGATCAAACGAGGATTGATAACAGATAACACAAAGttcaaaacctaaaaaacAATACCTGCGCTGCCGATTCCGATAGGAGGATGACCAAAGATAGAGAGCTCCGGAGCTAAGTGACGACGATGCGTGTGTTTCAAAGATCACAGACGAAAGTAAACAGCGAGCCACGCGGCGTCGTTTAGTATAATTTAGCTCTCGGCCCAATTAAAGGCCCATTATGTTCAACAGTCACACACACCACCAGAAACTGAAGaaagcttgttttttttctcttgcaTGACCCTTcgcttctcttctcctctcttctctacCGAAGTTTGATTCTTCTCAGCTGAGAAATACAACTGCCGATCAGTAAGTACTTCTAAACTCGTATCTATAATCTGTAAGATTGATTAATCATTTTGCCATCAATTAAAACCCATTTCTCCTGATCCtgctttggtttttgtgtttcatttGTGGGGATTCAATGATCTTCACTCTTTCAATCTCTGtggaatttttcttttccttcagATTCTCATATATACATAGACGTGCTTTAACTCTGATGGGTTGTACTGTGAGGGAGAAGCATGTTAGACCAAACCGGAAGACCAGATCCGTGAAACCCGAATTCGATCCGTGTTGTTTGCTCGACAGGACGGCTCTATCGAAATCGATTGTTGAATCGAGTCTTAAGCATCTTGTTTATCATCCGGGTCTTCTCGATTCGTGTCCAGAGTCAAACCCTAGTGGCAGTTTTGAGGATAATAATGGTTGGGGTTATTGTACGGAGGAGCAATTAGAGGATATTTTGTTGAAACATTTGGAGTATTTATACAATGAAGCGATTTCGAAGCTTGTGGGTTCTGGTTATGATGAGGATGTGGCGTTGAGAGCTGTTCTTAGTAATGGGTATTGTTATGGTGGAATGGATGTTATGACTAATATTCTTCATAATTCGTTGGCTTATCTTAAGAGTAATACTGGTGAAGGTAGTAATGTGAACAATGAGGATCAATCAGAGACGGTTTTTACGGATTTGAGACAGTTGGAGGAGTATTCACTTGCGGGTATGGTTTATTTGTTGCAACAAGTTAAACCTAATTTGAGTAAAGGTGATGCAATGTGGTGTTTGCTAATGAGTGAGCTTCATGTTGGGAGGGCGAGTACTATGGATATACCGAGTTCTGGAAAAGGGGATAGTAGTAATGTAGGGGTTGGTGGTGCTAGTAGTACTGTAAATGGGGTTGGTGGTGCTATTGCTCCGGCATTGTGTAGATTCCATGGAGGTTGGGGTTTTGGTAATGGGAAAGGACCCAAGTTTTCTGGTAATGGGTTTTCTTTGCACAGTGAAGAGTTAACGTTGCAGAGAGAGATTGATTGTCCAAGGAGATTTAATCTCTCACCTTCGATGAAGTCTTTGTTGAGAGAGAATGTTGCAGCCTTTGCTGCTGGGTATCGTGCTAGTATGGAGCAAAAGAAGCAGGTGCAAATGCAGTCTGAAACTAGTGGTACTAGCTTGTCTTGCACGGCTGCTGCTACACATTCAGAGAAGTGTGAGCAGCCACATGTCTTCGGAAGTGAAGAATGTTTCAGTTCAGTGCTGGAGAAATTCCGGGATCTGAACCTTGATGACAATGTTGATTCGGCACCTGAGGAGCTGAAGGATGATGCTTTAATAGGACTACTTCAGCAGGTTCAGGATCTCAAAAAGCAATTGAAGGAGAGGAAAGACTGGGCTCAGAAGAAGGCAATGCAAGCTGCCCAAAAGGTCAGCGATGAACTGTCCGAGCTTAAATCGTTGAGGAGTGAGAGAGAGGAAATTCAGCGGGTGAAAAAGGGGAAACAAACTCGTGAGGACTCAACCTTGAAAAAATTATCAGAGATGGAAAATGCTCTTAGAAAAGCTAGCGGTCAAGTTGACAAGGCAAATGCGGTAGTAAGGGCACTTGAGAACGAAAGTGCAGAAATCCGGGCGGAAATGGAAGCTTCCAAATTAAGTGCATCAGAATCGCTCACGGCATGCATGGAGGCCtcgaagaaagagaaaaaatgctTAAAGAAACTACTGGCGTGGGAGAAGCAGAAAATGAAGTTGCAGGACGAGATTACAgctgagaaagagaagattaaGGCACTCAATAGAGCTTTAGCTCAGATCACtcaggaagaaaaagaatatgagGTACCAAGTAATGCATTATCTTCGTTTACACACCGAGATTTTTCTGGTTCTTCACAATTTTTGACACTATAACCTGTGGAAGTCCATTTAGTTAGAACATAAGATAATGAACCCTTCTCTTTGAAAGCGCATCTAATTATCTGTTCCAAGGAATTATTATTCCTGTAAATACTTTTCATGGGCCAAGTCTTTCTCTCTATGCTGCTAGATGGATCATATTTGCATAGAGAGGTTGTCTTTTTCAGGCAACTTTTCATCTTGTTAATATGTATTTGCAGGCGAAATGGAGGCAGGAGCAGAAAGCTAAGGAGCAAGTTTTGGCTCAAGTGGAAGAAGAACAGCGCTCGAAGGAAGCAATTGAGGCTAGCAACAAGAGAAAGGTGGAAAGCCTGCGGTTAAAGATCGAAATAGACTTCCAGAGACACAAAGATGATCTCCAAAGACTGGAACAAGAGCTGTCTCGGCTCAACAAAGCCTCTTCAACTGACTCAAGCCTCCAATCCAATAACACCTCTCACACAAAGGTGAAATCAGACAAGTCGAAGGGAGAAACAATGTCTAAGCTGCTTGAAGAGCTGAATAGGCTTGATGGATCATATGAGAAGGAAGCAAACTATGACCGGGAATGTCTGATCTGCATGAAAGATGAGGTTTCGGTTGTGTTTCTCCCTTGTGCTCACCAAGTGGTCTGTGCGAGCTGCAGCGATAGCTTCATGGGCAGTGGCAAAGCGACCTGTCCTTGTTGCAGAGCTCCGGTTCAGCAGAGAATCCGTGTCTTTGGAGCGAGTTCTTAGTAACAAAGATAATTATCTGGGGTCCAAAGATTAATCACAGCACAACTTCTTTTGTCAGGTgtaatacttttttgtttgtttgtttgtttgtttatggcTCCGTCTCTCTACTTCCTATTGTCTCTTATCTTCAATCTGAGGGGGTTTGGACTATTCGCATCTTTTACATTGTTTTGAGTTGTTCAAAGAAGATGTTGCCTGGTTTATGATCTTCCCAGGATTCACAatgtaagtaaataaaaattctacCACCTCTACCCAACCCTGAAACGTCGTCTCACAATTTCTGATACACATGAATCACttgatatgtttttcttaCCATGAACCTATcacaaaaatttcatttttagcTTCTAACTTGTGGCTAAAACAAGTTAAGCTTCAATTTCTAATATTAGCCCATTGTTCTTCTGTAACAAGTTTCATTTGTTATCACAAAagctaatttttcttttcacttaaTTTTGTCTAGTAAAATTTTTGGAAAGAACTCTATTGACATTTCAACAACCTCGGACCAAACCGGTCTACACCGTTACAGACCAATCAAAATACGGAAATTCAAATctatgtattaaaaaaaatcactacAGAATTACGTACGTACGTATAAATAGAGGTTAGTACATTAATCGGCGAAAAAACATTCGACGTAGAATCCGCCTTCGGAGACTTGAGTCGCCACCGGTGAGTACTTCTTCGATACATTCCGCCGTTCGTTTCCTCTTACTTGGCGTCTTGGGGTAAGCTTCTTCATAACCTATCATCATCCTCCTTCTCCAGCTCTTCGAGTTTCAGAAAACCTAGATCTCTAAGTTTTTATCCCTAatcttttagggtttctacCTTGTTCGATCATTCTGAAATTATTTGTCTTCTCTCGGAATTCAATTCCTGGGGACTTTCTCCTTTTTGGTTAGAGAAGTTTATGTATACTCTCTAACTCTACTGTTGTATCTCTGAAACAAgtgatttgaaatttatagCTCTTCTGATAATCGAAATCTGTGTTGATTTCGTGGTGTTGGTTTATGATTGTAGTGCAGTGAGAATGGGGAGCAATGATTTGAACACCTGGGTTTCGGACAAGTTGATGGTTCTGCTAGGCTTTTCACAAACTGCTGTCGTGCAGTATCTAATTGCAATGGGTAAATCTTGGTGTTCCGTTTTGGATCAAGCAATTTTTAGCTATGATTGTTGTTGACAAAGTGAGTTTGTCTTTTCTTGCAgctaaacaatcaaaatcaccAGGTGAACTCGTCCGTGAATTGGTGGAATGCGGGTTTTCTTTGTCCGGTGATACCCGCGCGTTCGCAGAAGAAATTTATGCTAGAGCTCCCCGGAAAACCCCTGGAGTGAATGTGAGGCCCTCAATGACT
It encodes the following:
- the LEA18 gene encoding Late embryogenesis abundant protein, group 1 protein (Late embryogenesis abundant protein, group 1 protein; CONTAINS InterPro DOMAIN/s: Late embryogenesis abundant protein, group 1 (InterPro:IPR005513); BEST Arabidopsis thaliana protein match is: Late embryogenesis abundant protein, group 1 protein (TAIR:AT1G32560.1); Has 129 Blast hits to 129 proteins in 23 species: Archae - 0; Bacteria - 0; Metazoa - 0; Fungi - 0; Plants - 129; Viruses - 0; Other Eukaryotes - 0 (source: NCBI BLink).); translated protein: MQSAKEKISDMASTAKEKLNIGGAKAQGHAEKTMARTKKEKKLAQEREKSKEAQAKADLHQSKAEHAADAQVHGHHLPGHSTYPTRATGANYPPGQI
- a CDS encoding Transcriptional factor B3 family protein (Transcriptional factor B3 family protein; FUNCTIONS IN: DNA binding, sequence-specific DNA binding transcription factor activity; INVOLVED IN: regulation of transcription, DNA-dependent; LOCATED IN: cellular_component unknown; EXPRESSED IN: 9 plant structures; EXPRESSED DURING: 6 growth stages; CONTAINS InterPro DOMAIN/s: Transcriptional factor B3 (InterPro:IPR003340); BEST Arabidopsis thaliana protein match is: Transcriptional factor B3 family protein (TAIR:AT5G09780.1); Has 300 Blast hits to 280 proteins in 16 species: Archae - 0; Bacteria - 0; Metazoa - 0; Fungi - 0; Plants - 300; Viruses - 0; Other Eukaryotes - 0 (source: NCBI BLink).) — its product is MARNSDNDMCKEERKRESFFKVLQRVDISSENMRALPYDFVRSFSNNELSRKMKIKARWGSSWEVEICKNPRFYFMEKSGWEKFVSDNALGASEFLTFTHKGNMRFTVNIFMQDGKEMLQPPQSMSFMASSRPPKREQGIPSLATTIAAESNGGGNYKRKLNFEKKKAEESHNSKRTDKVFSVQRESAGASSSSVAEFSMFIKKSYLIYMWFPKSVQSIHMPKQRTIFKIHHPNMKKSWNVVYVVSGTKSSFSAGWKGLAQEYPLAVGDTCKFSFIKQHELILFVSKP
- the EYA gene encoding eyes absent-like protein (EYES ABSENT homolog (EYA); CONTAINS InterPro DOMAIN/s: EYA (InterPro:IPR006545); Has 432 Blast hits to 431 proteins in 74 species: Archae - 0; Bacteria - 0; Metazoa - 379; Fungi - 0; Plants - 40; Viruses - 0; Other Eukaryotes - 13 (source: NCBI BLink).) codes for the protein MNNDTSKKLGTLVSDDGPVNVYVWDMDETLILLRSLLNGTYAESFNGSKDVKRGVEIGRMWEKHILKICDDFFFYEQVEECNEPFLDSLRQYDDGKDLSRYEFKQDDFSTPTDDLNKRKLAYRHRAVAERYEKGLCPFIDSESMSGLDELYNVTDEYTDRWLSSARAFLEQCSCVEESSDGTSAIEQSSQDIHILVTSGALIPSLVKCLLFRLDTFLRHENVYSSIDVGKLQCFKWIKERFNHPKFRFCAIGDGWEECAAAQALQWPFVKIDLQPDSSHRFPGLTPKTVSYYFAAVYGNSDADSSKE
- a CDS encoding RING/U-box superfamily protein (RING/U-box superfamily protein; FUNCTIONS IN: zinc ion binding; EXPRESSED IN: 24 plant structures; EXPRESSED DURING: 13 growth stages; CONTAINS InterPro DOMAIN/s: Zinc finger, RING-type (InterPro:IPR001841); BEST Arabidopsis thaliana protein match is: RING/U-box superfamily protein (TAIR:AT1G32530.1); Has 30201 Blast hits to 17322 proteins in 780 species: Archae - 12; Bacteria - 1396; Metazoa - 17338; Fungi - 3422; Plants - 5037; Viruses - 0; Other Eukaryotes - 2996 (source: NCBI BLink).), whose amino-acid sequence is MIFTLSISVEFFFSFRFSYIHRRALTLMGCTVREKHVRPNRKTRSVKPEFDPCCLLDRTALSKSIVESSLKHLVYHPGLLDSCPESNPSGSFEDNNGWGYCTEEQLEDILLKHLEYLYNEAISKLVGSGYDEDVALRAVLSNGYCYGGMDVMTNILHNSLAYLKSNTGEGSNVNNEDQSETVFTDLRQLEEYSLAGMVYLLQQVKPNLSKGDAMWCLLMSELHVGRASTMDIPSSGKGDSSNVGVGGASSTVNGVGGAIAPALCRFHGGWGFGNGKGPKFSGNGFSLHSEELTLQREIDCPRRFNLSPSMKSLLRENVAAFAAGYRASMEQKKQVQMQSETSGTSLSCTAAATHSEKCEQPHVFGSEECFSSVLEKFRDLNLDDNVDSAPEELKDDALIGLLQQVQDLKKQLKERKDWAQKKAMQAAQKVSDELSELKSLRSEREEIQRVKKGKQTREDSTLKKLSEMENALRKASGQVDKANAVVRALENESAEIRAEMEASKLSASESLTACMEASKKEKKCLKKLLAWEKQKMKLQDEITAEKEKIKALNRALAQITQEEKEYEAKWRQEQKAKEQVLAQVEEEQRSKEAIEASNKRKVESLRLKIEIDFQRHKDDLQRLEQELSRLNKASSTDSSLQSNNTSHTKVKSDKSKGETMSKLLEELNRLDGSYEKEANYDRECLICMKDEVSVVFLPCAHQVVCASCSDSFMGSGKATCPCCRAPVQQRIRVFGASS
- a CDS encoding RING/U-box superfamily protein (RING/U-box superfamily protein; FUNCTIONS IN: zinc ion binding; EXPRESSED IN: 24 plant structures; EXPRESSED DURING: 13 growth stages; CONTAINS InterPro DOMAIN/s: Zinc finger, RING-type (InterPro:IPR001841); BEST Arabidopsis thaliana protein match is: RING/U-box superfamily protein (TAIR:AT1G32530.1).), yielding MGCTVREKHVRPNRKTRSVKPEFDPCCLLDRTALSKSIVESSLKHLVYHPGLLDSCPESNPSGSFEDNNGWGYCTEEQLEDILLKHLEYLYNEAISKLVGSGYDEDVALRAVLSNGYCYGGMDVMTNILHNSLAYLKSNTGEGSNVNNEDQSETVFTDLRQLEEYSLAGMVYLLQQVKPNLSKGDAMWCLLMSELHVGRASTMDIPSSGKGDSSNVGVGGASSTVNGVGGAIAPALCRFHGGWGFGNGKGPKFSGNGFSLHSEELTLQREIDCPRRFNLSPSMKSLLRENVAAFAAGYRASMEQKKQVQMQSETSGTSLSCTAAATHSEKCEQPHVFGSEECFSSVLEKFRDLNLDDNVDSAPEELKDDALIGLLQQVQDLKKQLKERKDWAQKKAMQAAQKVSDELSELKSLRSEREEIQRVKKGKQTREDSTLKKLSEMENALRKASGQVDKANAVVRALENESAEIRAEMEASKLSASESLTACMEASKKEKKCLKKLLAWEKQKMKLQDEITAEKEKIKALNRALAQITQEEKEYEAKWRQEQKAKEQVLAQVEEEQRSKEAIEASNKRKVESLRLKIEIDFQRHKDDLQRLEQELSRLNKASSTDSSLQSNNTSHTKVKSDKSKGETMSKLLEELNRLDGSYEKEANYDRECLICMKDEVSVVFLPCAHQVVCASCSDSFMGSGKATCPCCRAPVQQRIRVFGASS